One Purpureocillium takamizusanense chromosome 1, complete sequence genomic window carries:
- a CDS encoding uncharacterized protein (TransMembrane:12 (i78-99o105-129i166-191o203-223i235-254o274-293i314-334o354-379i415-433o439-463i483-503o515-535i)~COG:E~EggNog:ENOG503NZVX) yields MGTSGDQHGLELRSVGGKQPLHATAEVEPGRSNGTCTYLVEGGGNDGDPDEELYSGHTVNDKRDMQRMGKKQEFRRNFRMLSTIGFTICVTGTWIILLTSNTQGLIAGGMAGLFWSLVWSHLGQFFIVLSLAEMASMAPTAGGQYHWVSEFAPREYQKILSYLSGWLSTVSWQSIVALDAFLIGSIIQGLITLNDESYSPTRWQGTLLVFASVIGVSLFNVFAAKHLPLAEGTFVTLYIFSFFPVIITLLVLAPKQSASAVFTQFTDNGAGWPSIALTVMVGQVSSMFVVLGSDSVAHMAEEIRDAGIVVPRSMVWSFLLNVPFTFALLLTYLFCIGDVTEALGSRTGFPFMYVFQNATGTVGGATGLTVVVLVLLTMITISSLASTSRQTFAFARDNGLPFSNWLGAVHPSWQVPVNSVIFTCGFSMAFALINIGSTVAFNAMLSLSTVALMATYVVSVGCVTAKRFRGEPLPRCRWSLGRYGLPVNLVAMVYACWSFFWSFWPNSHDVTVETFNWACVIFVGLMGLSSVVYFFKARHVYEGPVVKVQEQKDC; encoded by the exons ATGGGGACTTCCGGAGATCAgcacggcctcgagctgcgcaGCGTGGGCGGCAAGCAGCCGCTCCATGCCACTGCCGAAGTCGAGCCCGGGCGAAGCAACGGAACATGCACCTATCTCGTCGAAGGTGGCGGCAACGATGGTGACCCGGACGAGGAGCTGTACTCGGGTCATACAGTAAACGACAAGAGGGACATGCAGCGGATGGGAAAGAAGCAGGAGTTTCGG AGAAACTTTCGAATGCTGTCCACGATCGGCTTTACCATCTGCGTGACGGGTACTTGGATCATCTTGTTGAC ATCCAACACCCAGGGTCTtatcgccggcggcatggcgggtCTCTTCTGGTCCCTTGTGTGGTCACATCTTGGGCAATTCTTCATCGTGCTCTCCCTCGCTGAGATGGCGTCTATGGCGCCCACAGCCGGTGGGCAGTACCATTGGGTATCTGAGTTTGCGCCGCGCGAATATCAAAAGATTCTGAGCTACCTGTCGG GCTGGCTCTCGACGGTGTCGTGGCAGAGCATCGTTGCGCTGGACGCCTTTCTCATCGGCTCCATCATCCAGGGGCTCATCACGCTCAACGACGAGTCGTACTCCCCGACGCGTTGGCAGGGCACGctgctcgtcttcgcctcggTCATCGGCGTCTCCCTGTTCAACGTGTTCGCCGCCAAGCACctgccgctcgccgagggTACATTCGTGACGCTGTACATCTTCTCATTCTttcccgtcatcatcaccctgCTGGTCCTCGCGCCCAAGCAGTCGgccagcgccgtcttcaCGCAGTTCACGGACAATGGCGCCGGATGGCCGTCGATAGCGCTTACCGTCATGGTCGGGCAAGTCTCGAGCATGTTTGTCGTTCTAG GCTCCGACTCTGTGGCGCacatggccgaggagattCGGGACGCGGGCATCGTTGTGCCCAGATCCATGGTCTGGTCGTTTCTGCTAAACGTCCCCTTCACCTTTGCGCTCCTCCTGACGTATCTCTTCTGCATCGGAGACGTTACCGAGGCGCTCGGCTCTCGGACTGGGTTCCCGTTCATGTACGTCTTTCAGAACGCGACGGGAacggtcggcggcgcgacgggcctCACCGTCGTGGTCCTGGTGCTGCTCACCATGATCACCATCAGCTCGCTGGCGTCCACGTCGCGGCAGACGTTTGCCTTTGCGCGCGACAACGGGCTCCCGTTTTCCAACTGGCTCGGAGCT GTCCACCCATCATGGCAAGTCCCCGTCAACTCTGTCATCTTCACCTGCGGCTTCTCCATGGCGTTTGCGCTCATCAACATCGGCTCGACGGTGGCCTTCAACGCCATGCTCTCGCTGTCGACGGTGGCGCTCATGGCCACGTACGTCGTGTCGGTCGGCTGCGTGACGGCCAAGCGCTTCCGCGGCGAGCCCctgccgcgctgccgctggagccTCGGACGGTACGGGCTGCCCGTCAACCTCGTGGCCATGGTCTACGCGTGCTGGTCCTTCTTCTGGAGCTTCTGGCCCAACAGCCACGACGTTACCGTCGAGACCTTCAACTGGGCGtgcgtcatcttcgtcgggCTCATGGGTCTGTCGTCCGTCGTTTACTTTTTCAAGGCGCGGCACGTATACGAGGGGCCCGTCGTCAAGGTGCAGGAGCAAAAGGATTGctag
- a CDS encoding uncharacterized protein (EggNog:ENOG503NWCS~TransMembrane:5 (o6-27i34-52o72-92i173-191o211-231i)~COG:Q), producing the protein MAFENMSALHATAFLSGVLLHVTVFRFGEWDMHALGIIAGGLLLDFCAAGVLRYRIAAGPASFWQALQQTSSALGICIAGIFSSILVYRLAFHRLNRFPGPFWARISNVYPTTLSFRGSKFQLYKEVQALHRQYGDIVRLALHTYEPRVAEQTAHLVECIDERQGQAMDVNKWFSLYSFEVMTHVGFGQAFGALREGEAPPLLSASKDFMLYLRVFGHLVWLYPLYTLLLGNLQIRRFFKMISQLVRQRRERQCVDLFSWILSDYETLEKPTLRQTIDLYGDALTVIVAGSQTVSQALTCLFFELAQHPRVLALLQDEVDECYATAGGGGEEAGPGAQPLSKLEYLQACINETLRLWSAVPSGLPRKTPPQGLDIGGVFIPGDVVVQNPQYTMFRDERLFPRPDEFVPERWTTQPDLVADITRETSAFVPFSYGRFACAGKGLALQELTVVTSRIVRRYDVRLAPGSSSAEFTRGVKDFFTLEAPSLHLCFDARKR; encoded by the exons atggctttTGAAAATATGTCTGCTCTGCATGCAACCGCCTTCTTGTCCGGAGTGCTTCTCCATGTCACCGTCTTCCGATTTGGGGAGTGGGATATGCATGCCTTGGGCATCATagccggcggcctgctcctcgactTCTGTGCAGCGGGAGTGTTGCGCTATAGGATCGCCGCGGGCCCCGCATCGTTCTGGCAGGCCCTCCAGCAGACGTCGTCTGCGCTTGGTATCTGCATCGCGGGCATCTTCAGCAGCATCCTGGTGTATCGCCTAGCCTTCCACCGCCTCAATAGATTCCCCGGTCCGTTCTGGGCACGCATCTCCAATGTCTACCCCACGACCCTGTCGTTCAGGGGGTCCAAGTTCCAGCTGTACAAAGAGGTTCAGGCACTTCATCGACAATATGGGGACATTGTCAGACTCG CCCTCCACACCTACGAGCCCCGTGTGGCAGAGCAGACCGCGCACCTTGTAGAATGCATCGACGAGCGCCAGGGCCAAGCCATGGACGTGAATAAATGGTTCAGCCTGTACAGCTTCGAAGTCATGACTCACGTCGGATTCGGACAAGCGTTTGGCGCGCTTCGAGAGGGCGAGGCTCCGCCCCTCTTGTCAGCAAGCAAGGACTTCATGCTCTATCTCCGAGTCTTTGGCCACCTTGTATGGCTATACCCACTGTACACGTTGTTGCTGGGGAACCTACAAATCAGGCGGTTCTTCAAGATGATATCACAGCTGGTCCGGCAGCGGAGAGAG AGGCAATGCGTCGACTTGTTCTCGTGGATCCTAAGCGACTACGAAACGCTCGAAAAGCCAACATTGCGCCAGACGATTGACCTTTATGGGGATGCATTGACAGTGATTGTAGCTGGGAG CCAGACGGTGTCGCAGGCCTTGACCTGTCTCTTCTTCGAGCTTGCGCAGCACCCGCGCGTGCTCGCATTGCTCCAGGATGAGGTGGACGAGTGCTACGCaacagccggcggcggcggcgaagaagccgggCCAGGCGCACAGCCCCTGTCGAAGCTGGAATACCTGCAGGCTTGCATCAACGAGACGCTGCGCTTGTGGTCGGCGGTCCCGAGCGGGCTCCCGCGGAAGACTCCGCCGCAAGGCCTTGACATCGGAGGCGTCTTCATCCCCGGCGACGTTGTGGTGCAGAACCCGCAATATACCATGTTTCGCG ATGAGCGCCTGTTCCCACGACCCGACGAATTCGTGCCCGAGCGGTGGACGACGCAGCCTGACCTGGTCGCCGACATTACCAGGGAGACATCGGCGTTTGTTCCCTTTTCGTATG GACGCTTTGCTTGCGCGGGCAAAGGGCTCGCGCTCCAGGAACTCACAGTTGTGACGAGCCGCATCGTGAGGCGCTACGACGTGCGCCTGGCCCCGGGTTCGAGCAGCGCCGAATTTACAAGAGGAGTTAAGGATTTCTTCACTCTGGAAGCCCCGTCTTTGCACCTATGTTTCGATGCTCGGAAGCGATGA
- a CDS encoding uncharacterized protein (COG:C~EggNog:ENOG503NXRX), producing the protein MQGGIEIWMNQLSSVKISKDGKTATIGGGTMSKKVTDDLWASGKQTVTGTCECVSLLGPALGGGHGWLQGHHGLVADQFQSMNVVLADGTLKTIDSKSDLWWAMKGAGHNFGIVTSVTTKLYDIQHRDWAIETLIFTGDKVEAVYKAANEHLLKNGTQPVDVVNWSYWLNNPDVDKDKPVIIFYIIQEGVKEVDPAYTKPFHDIGPAVKDPASGTYTDLAAWTGIALDSPPCQNAGLANPRFPIYLETYNVAAQKKVYDIFASATQQNPEFAHSLFMFEGYAEQGVRAIPDESSAFAFRGDNLLAAPLITYKPAGADLDQKAKALGEQLRSILQQASGRKELHTYVNYAYGSETKQQWYGGDKWRQDKLSALKKKYDPNGRFNFYAPVA; encoded by the exons ATGCAGGGTGGCATCGAGATTTGGATGAACCAGCTCAGCAGCGTCAAGATTTCCAAagacggcaagacggccaccATCGGCGGTGGTACCATGTCCAAGAAGGTGACGGATGATCTTTGGGCTTCCGGCAAGCAAACGGTCACTGGCACTTGCGAGTGCGTTAGTCTCTTGGGCCCCGCCTTgggtggcggccatggatgGCTCCAGGGCCATCACGGCCTGGTCGCCGACCAGTTCCAGTCCATGAacgtcgtgctcgccgatGGCACTCTGAAAACCATCGACTCCAAGTCGGATCTCTGGTGGGCTATGAAAGGTGCCGGCCATAACTTTGGCATCGTCACCTCAGTCACGACTAAGCTCTACGATATTCAACACCGCGACTGGGCCATTGAGACGCTCATCTTCACAGGCGACAAAGTTGAGGCGGTGTACAAAGCTGCCAATGAGCACCTGCTCAAAAACGGCACCCAGCCCGTTGATGTCGTCAACTGGTCTTACTGGCTCAATAACCCGGACGTAGACAAGGATAAG CCCGTCATCATCTTTTACATCATCCAGGAAGGCGTCAAGGAGGTTGACCCAGCTTACACGAAGCCCTTCCACGATATCGGTCCTGCTGTCAAAGACCCTGCTTCCGGCACGTACACAGACCTGGCGGCCTGGACAGGCATTGCCCTCGACTCGCCCCCTTGCCAGAACGCAGGCCTCGCCAACCCACGCTTCCCCATCTACCTCGAGACGTACAACGTGGCCGCTCAGAAGAAAGTCTACGACATCTTCGCCTCGGCAACTCAGCAGAACCCCGAATTCGCCCATTCGCTCTTCATGTTTGAGGGCTATGCGGAGCAGGGCGTTCGCGCCATTCCCGATGAGTCTTCGGCCTTTGCGTTCCGCGGTGATAACCTgctcgcggcgccgctcatTACGTATAAGCCCGCAGGCGCGGATCTAGACcaaaaggccaaggcgctAGGCGAGCAGCTGCGATCAATTCTACAGCAAGCCAGCGGGCGCAAGGAGCTGCACACCTACGTCAACTATGCGTATGGTAGCGAGACAAAGCAGCAGTGGTACGGTGGCGACAAGTGGCGCCAGGACAAGCTGAGCGCACTCAAGAAAAAGTACGACCCAAACGGTCGGTTCAACTTTTATGCCCCGGTGGCCTAG